The DNA region ATCACGTCCTTTTACCCCATTGGCACATTTGTTGGCCCTGGCGGACCTGTCCAGGCGCCTATGAACGGCTACGCGCCTCCGATGACCATGCCCTTTCGCCTAGCTCCTTAGACAGCTGCTGGATTTGATCAATGGAGGGAGCATGAGAGAGGGGATCTGGTTTCGAGCTAGATTTTGGAATGACCTTGCACATTGAGTGTGGGGCTAGAGGTTATGGATCTAGTTTTCTTTTGTGCAGGGACACGTTAGTTGCTTGGGTTTATAGCGTCGTCTGGTATATTCGTGAGAGGGATATGAGGAAATAACATTGTTAGTTTTGAAGGCCTCGTGGCTGTGCGGAAGTGATGTAAGTGTGAGCGTTGGTTGCAACCTCTGATCGCGAAGGAGCCAGCCGGGCAGCAAGGCTTTAGAGCGAAGTCACATGCAATCTGAGGGCATTGGCAACTCTTGAGGCTTGTGAAACCCATGTTTAAGAAGCCATCCCAACTTCGCAGCTCAACGGTGCGGGTCCTGTCGTTTGATAGAACGCGTCAACCGCGATCCTGCAAAATCGGGGAACCCTTCCAGAATCTCGGGCACGGACCAATTATCACCAGTGACAAATTCAGGGGCAAAgcacaaccctaaccctccccTCGGCATCGGGCACCATCCAACCTCCGGGCCGACCCCCAACGAGCTCGGCTTCCTTCGCCGTCGGCGGAATTAACGGCCGTCCGGCGACCAACACACAATGCTGACCTGCCTCAGCTGGCGTTTTTTCGAGATTCTGTATGGTCGGTTCGGGATGTGCGGGCGGTTGTTTAAGTTGAGTTGACAGTTGACGAGTGAGATTTGGCTTAAGTCCGATAAGCCCCGGAAACAGCGACGCGGCCTGACAGACACCCTTGCCTTCTTTGAGCTTGGCCGGGTTCGAGTTGGCAGCTGCTTAAGCATAAAACCACACCCCGCTTCTTCACCTTGGCTGTTTGAGGTGTGTTCATGATGGGTGTGGAACGGATTCTGGGTCGATATCTTGTCAATCGGTTTACATCCTCGCCGTCGAAGAGAGCATTTTTCACGTGTAACCCTGCCCGGCcgaggttggttgggttttATTCGGCCTCTGCCACGAGAAGAGCAGCTATTGTTCCTGTCTCAACTGctgttgccgctgctgccacgATGGCTACCGCTGCGGGTGCGGTCGTGTACGAGAGTTCGGTGACGAAACCAGTCAGGGCAGGCAACCTCCCCGACGACGCAGCTTCAAATCCTCATCATGTTAAAGATGCGGGCGGGAGACATGTCAAGTTTCGGAATCCGTACCCCTCGGCGGGGGATCCAAAGCCGACGATGTTCCAGACCTTACGGGCAATCTTGACGTGAGTCTTACTACCCTCCCGTGATTATTCACCACCATTCACTCACAAAGCAACGTAGCGCCAAACTCCAAGGAAACCTCCCCACACCCGACACCTCAGCAGCCAGCATCCCTTCCTGCCCCCCATCATTCTCCCCCACAAGGGAAAACACCTCCCTCCGAGCAACCTGGCTCGGTCACGCATGCTACTACGTTGAGTTCCCCTCCGGTCTGAGGGTTCTCTTCGACCCTGTCTTTGAAGACCGCTGTGCTCCCGTGCAGTGGTTCGGGCCGAAGCGTTACACACCTCCACCGTGTAAACTAGGGGATCTACCCATTGTCGACGCGGTGGTGATCTCGCACAGTCATTATGACCATTTGAGTTATTCTTCTATCAAAGACATCCAaacccaccatcccaacgCCTGGTTTTTCgtcgggttggggttggagaagtgGTTCAAGGCCAGTGGGGTGGaaaaggtggtggagatggattggtgggaaggggtgaaGATGAGTTTGACtccggagggggggaagggacagggggggatggaggcgGAGATTACCTGTCTGCCGTGTCAGCATTCGAGCGGGAGGAATGGGCTTGATCATGACAAGACTCTCTGGGCGAGCTGGGGGGTTAAATCCGGGGGGAAGAgtgtttggtttgggggtgatACAGGATATAGGAGGGTGCCGCAATTGCCGGTTACTCAATGGAAGGATCCGGCGGCGGATTACGGGCCAGAGTATGAGAGTTTGCCGAAGTGCCCGCAGTTTAAGCAGATcggggagaggatgggccCGTTTGATCTGGGATTGATACCCATTGGCGCGTATCATCCGAGGTGGTTGTTTAGTTGGATGCATGCGAATCCGTACGATGCGGTGGAGATCTTCAAGGACACGAAGTGCAAGAAGGCGATGGGGATACATTGGGGCACGTGGGTGCTGACGagcgaggaggtggacgagcCGCCGAGATTGCTGAAGGATGCGTTGAAGAGGAGTGGGATACAGGAAGAGGGTGTGTTTGGGGTGTGCAAGATAGGAGAGACAAAGGAGTTTTAGTTGGTAAGGAGCTTTATGGATCAGGCATAGCTCCGTGTGTAGAATGTAGACATGTGTGGGTATACCAATTTGCTGTTTCTATGCAGCCGGAAGGAGCGTAGTTTTGTGTAGAGAAAAGATCATAAACCATGCATCTGTTCAGTCGTCTCCAGACGGCGTCTAACATCCATCGTTCTATCTATTTTGCG from Podospora pseudopauciseta strain CBS 411.78 chromosome 6, whole genome shotgun sequence includes:
- a CDS encoding hypothetical protein (COG:S; EggNog:ENOG503NX7Q), with protein sequence MMGVERILGRYLVNRFTSSPSKRAFFTCNPARPRLVGFYSASATRRAAIVPVSTAVAAAATMATAAGAVVYESSVTKPVRAGNLPDDAASNPHHVKDAGGRHVKFRNPYPSAGDPKPTMFQTLRAILTAKLQGNLPTPDTSAASIPSCPPSFSPTRENTSLRATWLGHACYYVEFPSGLRVLFDPVFEDRCAPVQWFGPKRYTPPPCKLGDLPIVDAVVISHSHYDHLSYSSIKDIQTHHPNAWFFVGLGLEKWFKASGVEKVVEMDWWEGVKMSLTPEGGKGQGGMEAEITCLPCQHSSGRNGLDHDKTLWASWGVKSGGKSVWFGGDTGYRRVPQLPVTQWKDPAADYGPEYESLPKCPQFKQIGERMGPFDLGLIPIGAYHPRWLFSWMHANPYDAVEIFKDTKCKKAMGIHWGTWVLTSEEVDEPPRLLKDALKRSGIQEEGVFGVCKIGETKEF